The genomic DNA GAGTTCAGAACTTGCCTGCGGGCGCTGTACCGCGATCTGTCCTTTTGGTACTTCACCGTTTTCTTCTTCGCTATCCACTACAACGGATAACCCTTCTCTGCGCATCATCATTTGTGCCGCGTCAGGCGTCATTCCGACAAGGTTCGGTACTTTTATCTTCGGTGTGATCACCGGCGCTAAGAACAGAAAACACAAAACAAACGTCCCGACGGAGATCAGGGCTGACATAAAGAAACTCACAAGAATCACGGATACAATTGACACTCCGGATTGAGGTTTTGCCCCACCCGAAAAATGCACCTGCGGCTGCGGTTGTTGTTGCTGGTCCATAAACTTTTTTACTCCTTTACATTTCCTAAATATTACTATGATTAATCTTTTAAGATAATAATTTCTACACGCCGGTTCCTTGCGCGGCCCACACTATTTTTGTTTGACGCTATGGGTTTCATTGACCCCCAACCTTTTACGGATAACCGTTTAGGATCAACCCCGCGTTTAACAAGCTGGCTATAGATTGCCCAT from Elusimicrobiota bacterium includes the following:
- a CDS encoding OmpA family protein, which translates into the protein MYSQLVKRGVDPKRLSVKGWGSMKPIASNKNSVGRARNRRVEIIILKD